A stretch of Bombus vancouverensis nearcticus chromosome 13, iyBomVanc1_principal, whole genome shotgun sequence DNA encodes these proteins:
- the GEFmeso gene encoding guanine nucleotide exchange factor in mesoderm, which produces MDSEADAETTAANAVDSDGSVSWEDFFGTSTDLVPQLLGMFDELARRGNGYTDHVVLPPACNIPAALQKRLSLVSHRGSIFGQFHPELSKPQPDDAMAEHPTSENTVVDIVADDVTPEKENDALQTLENSQQENRSECTIEKKSYRRESNGLTPLRYNRRCRNAARPLSGSSVASSGSSSTSSSGCSNQGNQCTINPYLASVESLADTCASSQGSGDSGVVTVSEANCRIGDDGSDQRRNSGEEDPFNPLCHRPRYCDPHRNPMERVLLEIVDTEAIYVEHLRQVIQGYLIFWRNDSASFVDQMQLSNLFSNIEDIFEFNREFLKEIEECGLDPVCVANTFIKHKSGFKVYTEYCTNYPSTVSVLTDLMSQEKTAHAFRERQAALGHALPLGSFLLKPVQRILKYHLLLENLSKEYAADCEVRENETEGSKAIEAALAAMTDIAKHINAMKRRHEHAVRVQEIQSLLYGWPGPDLTTSGELVAEGRFRMWRAKAPRHAFLFDRMLLLTKKKEDGLLVYKAHIMCSNLMLIESIPGEPLSFHVIPFDNPRLQYTLQARNLEQKREWTLQIKRVILENYNAVIPSHARQLVLQLGQMQPEDDALADRGSAKKQHSAPPEYLEKRKQEKERRRSETGLRQKFKKGGRRSETTTEDSPASPRKNQNEDSSEQGFKTSDGRGSKVKDRFTGWRRKSEPGFQSYVCLNQSDEEQKEDTGDTGSATVETECAIIENDKHTNSPPPETKENNEQQTQAQTVEEIVGHILMQNQEFQKLLEKQRTNSIINVRQQQRFNKRISADTSDDSDSENTNYIADNSVNNRISRIRSGHRERFVKTNNTWNSLSSPRDHQPTLQLLYDNLNKTENNKSVDSNSKNKINLVQEKKALFEAFKKQSIVTESKVIKTALRIRENSASRNEEATQPQAAKENEIQIVESDKGTTENGECTTEVNQEVTESNKGFGNYDNLQHVWEGLQEEKSLDGNDSPTRPAVWLTKLCEGLPTSPQKCGSLPRSFQIHPNSNQNVTKSRFLQRDGKPMSERPFTIASDKPAEINLEDMERYASTCQPEGRIAKFPTSVSTSTSTFFCSLDDTLTDAYSEIHISSTTTNIHPDHKIYRANTSGSTIFKNVLSKAGNRLQGLRNTMSTETLECSEELERTKYFRSLSTGKLKKKSKMKHSRESSSDVEELVGCTARGVSDLRIPSVYYKQGSSSLGARIAQSDYADPSVLFFESKRFQQANSQSQTKEEKKDDEESIENRESETDSFYERSFETIENYVDADVDDAFRDSAIFSDIEEVLVARPQSSQPPEDCPPFKSKVAPPVPAKKKTESITAVNPSGHNVATTKCKPNVAQKPDYLKVKSVFLKGQQELDCKIPVRAPVSESGTYHCSKNSLQSNCSSNSGEENDDVSAGQSQAGWVRKIVGQLQGHIET; this is translated from the exons GAACAAGTACGGATCTGGTGCCCCAGCTGTTGGGGATGTTTGACGAGTTAGCACGCCGGGGCAATGGCTACACCGACCACGTGGTACTTCCGCCTGCCTGCAACATACCAGCGGCACTACAGAAACGTTTGAGCCTGGTATCCCATCGAGGCTCCATATTCGGCCAGTTCCATCCTGAATTATCCAAACCTCAACCGGATGACGCTATGGCCGAGCATCCAACGTCAGAGAACACCGTGGTGGACATAGTCGCTGATGACGTTACGCCTGAGAAAGAGAACGACGCGTTACAAACCCTGGAGAACAGCCAACAAGAGAATAGAAGCGAGTGTACGATAGAGAAGAAATCATATAGACGCGAAAGCAACGGTCTCACGCCACTTAGGTACAACAGACGATGCAGAAACGCTGCAAGACCGCTTTCTGGAAGCTCCGTTGCGTCCTCTGGAAGCTCGAGTACCTCCTCCAGTGGGTGCAGTAACCAGGGCAACCAGTGCACCATCAATCCTTATTTGGCGTCGGTCGAATCGCTGGCAGACACTTGCGCCAGCTCTCAAG GCTCTGGGGATAGTGGAGTGGTGACAGTTTCGGAGGCCAACTGTCGAATAGGAGATGATGGAAGTgatcaaagaagaaatagcGGAGAGGAGGATCCTTTCAATCCCCTGTGCCACAGGCCGCGTTATTGCGACCCCCATCGGAATCCTATGGAAAGGGTACTTCTTGAGATAGTCGACACCGAGGCGATATACGTGGAACATCTGCGACAGGTCATCCAG gGTTACCTTATATTTTGGAGAAACGATTCGGCATCGTTTGTGGATCAAATGCAGCTGAGTAACTTATTTAGTAATATTGAGGATATCTTCGAGTTCAACAG AGAGTTCCTGAAAGAGATAGAGGAATGTGGTCTGGATCCAGTCTGTGTGGCAAACACATTCATAAAGCACAAGTCAGGATTTAAAGTGTATACAGAATATTGTACCAATTATCCAAG CACagtttccgttctgaccgacctCATGAGTCAAGAAAAGACTGCACACGCGTTCCGAGAAAGACAAGCAGCCCTAGGTCATGCATTACCTCTTGGATCCTTTCTTTTGAAACCTGTTCAAAGGATCCTCAAGTACCACTTACTTCTGGAG AATTTGTCAAAAGAGTATGCAGCAGACTGCGAGGTAAGAGAAAATGAGACTGAAGGTAGCAAGGCAATCGAGGCGGCATTGGCTGCTATGACTGACATTGCAAAGCACATAAATGCAATGAAACGAAGGCACGAGCACGCAGTGCGTGTTCAAGAGATCCAGTCCCTTTTATACGGCTGGCCTGGTCCAGATTTAACGACTAGTGGGGAACTGGTAGCAGAAGGAAGATTCAGAATGTGGAGGGCCAAAGCTCCTAGGCATGCTTTCTTATTTGACCGCATGCTTTTACTCACTAAGAAAAAGGAGGATGGGCTTCTAGTCTACAAAGCTCACATTATG TGTTCGAATTTAATGCTCATTGAGAGTATACCAGGCGAACCACTTAGTTTCCACGTGATTCCTTTCGATAATCCCAGATTACAGTATACTCTTCAG gCACGAAACTTGGAACAGAAAAGAGAATGGACTTTACAGATAAAAAGGGTAATTTTGGAGAATTATAACGCGGTTATACCTTCGCATGCGAGACAATTGGTTTTGCAACTTGGCCAGATGCAACCAGAGG ACGACGCTTTGGCAGACAGAGGATCGGCGAAGAAGCAGCATTCTGCACCTCCAGAGTATCTAGAGAAACGAAAACAGGAGAAAGAAAGACGGAGATCTGAGACAGGACTTAGACAGAAATTCAAGAAAGGTGGCAGAAGGTCTGAGACTACAACTGAG GATTCTCCAGCATCGCCACGGAAAAATCAAAACGAGGATTCTAGTGAACAAGGATTTAAAACTTCAGACGGACGCGGATCAAAAGTCAAG GATCGCTTTACCGGTTGGAGGAGGAAATCAGAGCCAGGTTTTCAATCTTATGTGTGCCTTAACCAGTCTGACGAAGAACAAAAAGAAGATACGGGTGATACGGGGTCTGCCACTGTTGAGACCGAGTGCGCGATTATCGAGAACGACAAGCATACGAACTCTCCACCACCTGAAACCAAAGAGAACAATGAACAGCAGACTCAAGCGCAAACAGTCGAAGAAATAGTTGGTCATATTCTCATGCAAAACCAGGAATTCCAGAAGCTCCTAGAGAAGCAGCGGACGAACAGCATAATCAACGTCAGACAGCAGCAACGTTTCAATAAACGTATATCTGCTGACACGTCTGATGACAGTGACTCAGAAAATACGAACTATATTGCAGACAATTCGGTTAACAACAGGATATCGCGTATTAGGTCAGGTCATCGAGAGCGGTTCGTTAAAACGAATAATACTTGGAACTCGTTATCTTCTCCCCGTGACCATCAACCTACGCTACAATTGCTGTATGATAATTTAAACAaaactgaaaataataaatCGGTGGACAGTAATTCGAAAAACAAGATTAACCTTGTACAAGAGAAGAAAGCGTTGTTTGAAGCGTTCAAGAAACAGAGTATTGTGACAGAGAGTAAGGTTATCAAGACTGCGCTTAGGATAAGAGAAAATTCAGCATCGAGAAACGAAGAAGCAACTCAACCACAAGCTGCGAAGGAAAATGAAATTCAAATTGTAGAAAGCGACAAAGGAACGACTGAAAATGGCGAATGTACAACTGAAGTTAACCAAGAGGTTACCGAGTCTAACAAAGGTTTTGGAAACTATGATAACCTGCAACACGTGTGGGAAGGTCTGCAAGAAGAGAAAAGCttggatggaaatgacagtccGACTCGTCCGGCAGTCTGGTTAACCAAACTATGCGAAGGATTACCAACATCGCCCCAAAAGTGTGGTTCTCTTCCACGTAGCTTCCAAATTCACCCTAATTCTAATCAGAACGTAACAAAGTCACGGTTCTTGCAGAGGGATGGCAAACCTATGAGCGAGAGACCATTTACCATAGCTTCAGACAAGCCAGCAGAGATTAACCTGGAGGACATGGAAAGGTACGCCTCTACATGTCAGCCAGAAGGAAGAATTGCCAAATTTCCGACTTCCGTTTCAACATCCACATCAACATTCTTTTGTTCATTGGACGATACATTGACAGACGCTTATTCAGAGATTCATATATCATCCACCACCACGAACATACATCCTGATCATAAAATCTATAGGGCAAACACAAGTGGGAGCACCATATTCAAGAACGTCCTTTCTAAAGCTGGCAATCGTCTTCAAGGTCTGAGGAACACCATGAGCACAGAGACTCTAGAGTGTAgcgaagaattggagaggaccAAGTACTTCCGTTCTTTGAGTACAGGTAAGTTAAAGAAGAAGAGCAAAATGAAGCATTCGAGGGAATCCTCTTCGGATGTGGAAGAGCTCGTAGGATGCACAGCGAGGGGGGTTTCGGATCTGAGAATCCCTTCGGTTTATTACAAACAGGGAAGCTCAAGTTTAGGTGCTCGGATCGCTCAGTCTGACTATGCGGATCCAAGTGTACTATTTTTCGAAAGCAAACGATTTCAGCAGGCAAATAGTCAGTCACAGACcaaggaagagaagaaagatGATGAAGAAAGTATAGAGAACCGAGAAAGTGAAACGGATAGTTTCTATGAAAGATCATTCGAGACGATTGAGAACTACGTAGATGCGGATGTTGACGACGCGTTCCGGGATAGTGCAATATTTAGCGATATCGAAGAGGTTCTGGTGGCCAGGCCACAATCGAGTCAGCCTCCCGAAGATTGCCCGCCATTTAAGAGCAAAGTGGCGCCACCGGTACCAGCGAAGAAGAAAACAGAGTCTATCACAGCGGTAAATCCCTCAGGACACAACGTTGCGACGACGAAATGCAAACCTAACGTGGCTCAGAAACCCGATTATTTGAAGGTTAAGTCGGTTTTCTTAAAGGGACAGCAAGAATTGGACTGTAAAATTCCGGTGAGAGCTCCTGTGTCTGAAAGTGGAACGTATCATTGTTCTAAGAACAGTTTGCAAAGCAATTGCTCGTCAAACAGTGGTGAAGAGAACGACGATGTGTCGGCGGGACAGAGCCAAGCAGGTTGGGTAAGGAAGATAGTGGGTCAGTTGCAGGGTCACATTGAAACGTAA
- the hppy gene encoding MAP4K3-like protein hppy, producing the protein MALNANALSSDISRRNPQDEYELIQRIGSGTYGDVYKAKRLSMNDLAAIKVIKLEPGDDFAIIQQEILMMKDCRHPNIIAYYGSYLRRDKLWICMEYCGGGSLQDIYHITGPLSEIQIAYMCRETLLGLAYLHSMGKMHRDIKGANILLTEAGDVKLADFGVSAQITATINKRKSFIGTPYWMAPEVAAVERKGGYNQLCDIWACGITAIELAELQPPMFDLHPMRALFLMSKSGFKPPTLKDRDKWSPTFHNFVKVALTKNPKKRPTAEKLLQHAFFQGEMSKRLALELLQKVSNPSHMFTDLEADEDGAVPNVPQRIASRHTARPRPKSPIPQLDTDDQINLDGTLQRDAISPSVDATPSWDIMDIMNNVKSVHNCDVHPDCGIGSAFEDVQENTVAANVTTDTTDSKESHQGNTDTEIFHMSLRSLLQYIDEELLLRGNAMSMVGGHCDQLYSLQATLPLGESSNDCEVHCPYYNMSGSQASPRRHSSVDELYGLVNSAQSLAAVNGQRQRSLSDSGPREESLQSNGQNEMPDEGDRESMSPDLLSDTPPVPPRRRDRKRHTPPRPISNGLPPTPKVHMGACFSKVFNGCPLRIHCTASWIHPDTRDQHLLIAAEEGIYNLNLNELHETAIDQLYPRRTIWMYVIKDVLMSLSGKTPQLYRHDLLAMQSKQTHRFSLHMNKISERLVPRKFALTTKVPDTKGCTKCCVGRNPYNGYKYLCGAMPTGIFLMQWYDPLNKFMLLKHFECTLPTPLNVFEIIITPEMEYPMVCVSVKQPYQQNKLKLDLINMNSGASWFHSDELEDMDGSATVIPRRENLHVINVTQLEKNAILVCYDNVVKVVTLQGKPRSSRKHMSELHFNFQIESIICLPDSVLAFHKHGMQGRSFKNGEVTQEISDPSRTYRLLGSDKVVMLESHLVQSGTLTESEGADLYILAGHEASY; encoded by the exons GGGATGATTTTGCAATAATTCAACAAGAAATTTTAATGATGAAAGATTGCAGACATCCTAACATTATTGCCTATTATGGAAGTTACTTGAGAAGGGATAAATTATGGATTTGTATGGAATATTGTGGAGGTGGTTCCTTGCAGGATATATATCACA ttACTGGACCATTATCAGAAATACAAATAGCATACATGTGTCGAGAAACCCTTTTGGGATTGGCTTATTTGCATAGCATGGGAAAAATGCATCGTGATATTAAAGGTGCAAATATATTACTGACTGAAGCTGGTGATGTCAAACTAGCTGACTTTGGTGTGTCAGCACAGATTACCGCAACTATTAACAAAAGAAAAAGCTTTATTGGCACTCCCTACTGGATGGCACCTGAG GTTGCAGCTGTAGAAAGGAAGGGTGGTTATAATCAACTTTGTGATATTTGGGCTTGTGGTATTACTGCAATAGAATTAGCTGAATTGCAACCACCTATGTTTGATTTACATCCAATGAGAGCTCTTTTTCTCATGTCCAAATCTGGCTTTAAACCACCTACGTTAAAGGATCGTGACAAATGGAGTCCAACATTCCATAATTTCGTGAAAGTTGCTCTAACTAAAAATCCCAAAAAACGACCGACCGCCGAAAAATTACTGCAG CACGCATTTTTTCAAGGAGAAATGAGTAAACGTTTAGCTCTAGAATTGTTGCAGAAAGTATCGAATCCTAGTCATATGTTCACTGATTTAGAAGCAGATGAAGATGGAGCTGTACCTAATGTTCCGCAGAGGATAGCATCGCGTCACACTGCGAGACCTAGACCAAAAAGTCCTATACCACAATTAGACACTGATG ACCAAATTAATCTTGATGGAACGTTACAAAGAGACGCGATTTCTCCTTCTGTGGATGCTACCCCATCTTGGGATATCATGGATATTATGAATAACGTCAAG TCTGTTCATAACTGTGATGTTCATCCAGATTGTGGTATCGGGTCAGCGTTTGAAGACGTACAGGAAAA TACTGTTGCCGCTAACGTTACAACAGATACAACAGATAGTAAAGAATCGCATCAAGGCAATACAGACACAGAGATATTTCATATGAGTTTAAG GAGTCTATTGCAGTACATTGATGAGGAGTTGTTGCTAAG GGGGAATGCAATGTCGATGGTTGGTGGGCATTGCGACCAGCTATATTCCCTGCA AGCTACCCTTCCTCTTGGAGAGTCATCAAATGATTGTGAAGTACATTGTCCATATTATAATATGTCAG GATCGCAAGCAAGTCCCAGGCGCCACAGCTCTGTGGATGAGTTGTATGGTCTGGTGAACAGTGCTCAGTCCTTAGCTGCTGTCAATGGGCAACGTCAACGATCCCTTTCTGACAGTGGTCCTAGAGAAGAATCTCTCCAATCAAATG GTCAAAATGAGATGCCAGATGAAGGAGACAGAGAAAGTATGAGCCCAGATTTATTATCTGATACTCCTCCTGTTCCTCCAAGAAGAAGGGACAGAAAACGCCATACACCTCCTAGACCGATCAGCAATGGACTGCCACCAACACCCAAGGTTCATATGGGTGCATGTTTCTCGAAA GTATTTAATGGATGTCCGTTAAGAATACATTGTACCGCAAGCTGGATTCATCCGGATACGAGAGATCAGCATTTATTAATCGCGGCAGAGGAAGggatttataatttaaatttaaatgaacTTCATGAAACTGCAATAGATCAATTGTATCCCAGACGTACGATTTGGATGTATGTCATTAAAGATGTTCTCATGTCTTTATCGG GAAAAACTCCACAATTGTATAGACACGATTTATTAGCGATGCAAAGCAAGCAGACTCACAGGTTTTCATTGCATATGAACAAAATATCTGAGAGATTAGTACCTAGGAAGTTTGCCCTAACTACTAAGGTACCAGACACAAAAGGCTGTACCAAGTGTTGTGTAGGAAGAAATCCATATAACGG gtataaatatttatgtggTGCAATGCCGACCGGAATATTTTTAATGCAATGGTACGATCCTCTTAATAAGTTTATGCTGTTAAAACATTTCGAGTGTACACTACCGACACCGTTAAACgtatttgaaattataattacacCCGAAATGGAATACCCGATGGTGTGCGTGTCTGTGAAACAACCATatcagcaaaataaattgaagttggatttaattaatatGAACTCGGGGGCAAGTTGGTTTCACAGTGATGAATTGGAAGATATGGATGGTTCTG CCACTGTGATACCAAGAAGGGAAAACCTTCATGTTATTAATGTTACACAGTTAGAGAAAAACGCAATATTAGTCTGTTATGATA ATGTAGTGAAAGTGGTAACGCTACAAGGAAAACCTAGGTCGAGCAGGAAGCATATGTCAGAGTTACACTTTAACTTTCAAATTGAATCCATTA TTTGCTTACCTGATAGTGTACTAGCATTCCACAAACATGGCATGCAAGGTAGAAGTTTTAAGAATGGCGAAGTTACTCAAGAAATCAGTGATCCGAGTAGGACGTACAGACTACTTGGGTCGGATAA aGTTGTGATGCTGGAGAGCCATTTGGTTCAATCAGGTACACTGACTGAATCCGAAGGCGCGGATTTGTATATACTTGCTGGACACGAAGCCAGTTACTAA